A window of Bacteroidota bacterium contains these coding sequences:
- a CDS encoding tetratricopeptide repeat protein, with the protein MTTPDAPTGSRRLLFTGLMLLVPVLFFALLEGGLRLAGYGEDYPLFTPIEGYEQYLVQNRDVAKRYFAAQSNVPTALHDVFDAEKSEREFRVFVQGGSTAAGFPFYHGGAFSRMLEHRLQQTFPERKIEVVNTAMAAVNSYALLDLAPEILDQQPDAVLIYAGHNEYYGALGVGSTESLGSFRGLVNTYLRLRRFRTVQLLRDALAGAAGLLADAPEGTGEGTLMARMVGEQVIPFGSPEYDLGLRQFRSNLSDLLALYESADVPVFVSTIASNERDQRPFETVFAEATDEAAWHQLYRSGVDALGEGDVPAAQSSLEEATALDSLAAEGFYALGRTHAAAGDTLAARRAYVAARDRDALRFRAPSGMNQIIREEAAEHGATLVEAEAAIRRAAPGGLVGREHMLEHLHPTVDGYFLIADAFYDALREARLIGDWTRAVPEDLARQGLLLTPADSLVGVLRVRKLLGDWPFQPRDAPKRALDTLTVRTEFDRIVQSLYRTEATWLEATEKLATYYEQEGNEARAVQAREAMVASYPMLAEPHLGLGGLHLRARRLDDAERAFKQAARLDPEPAVPLSMLGAIALEQGRPADAIALLERSRELNGNDPQVLYNLSGAYALSRRYAEARETASALLARHPTHTAGQQLLASLPPP; encoded by the coding sequence ATGACCACGCCCGACGCCCCGACCGGTTCGCGCCGCCTCCTGTTCACCGGCCTCATGCTGCTGGTGCCGGTGCTGTTCTTCGCGCTCCTCGAAGGCGGCCTCCGGCTCGCGGGCTACGGCGAGGACTACCCGCTCTTCACGCCCATCGAGGGCTACGAGCAGTACCTCGTCCAAAACCGCGACGTGGCAAAGCGCTACTTCGCCGCCCAGTCGAACGTCCCGACGGCGCTCCACGACGTGTTCGACGCCGAGAAGAGCGAGCGCGAGTTCCGGGTCTTCGTGCAGGGCGGCTCGACGGCAGCGGGGTTCCCGTTCTACCACGGCGGCGCGTTCTCGCGCATGCTGGAGCACCGCCTCCAGCAGACCTTCCCGGAGCGCAAGATCGAGGTCGTCAACACGGCGATGGCGGCCGTGAACTCGTACGCCCTCCTCGACCTCGCGCCGGAAATCCTCGACCAGCAGCCCGACGCGGTCCTGATCTACGCCGGGCACAACGAATACTACGGCGCGCTCGGGGTCGGCTCTACGGAGTCGCTCGGCTCGTTCCGGGGGCTCGTCAACACCTACCTCAGGCTGCGGCGCTTCAGGACGGTGCAGCTTCTGCGCGACGCGCTCGCCGGAGCCGCCGGGCTGCTTGCGGACGCGCCGGAGGGGACGGGCGAGGGCACGCTGATGGCCCGGATGGTCGGCGAGCAGGTCATCCCGTTCGGCTCGCCGGAGTACGATCTCGGTCTCCGGCAATTCCGCTCTAACCTGTCGGACCTGCTGGCGCTCTACGAGTCGGCGGACGTTCCGGTCTTCGTCTCGACGATTGCCTCCAACGAGCGCGACCAGCGGCCGTTCGAGACGGTCTTCGCTGAGGCGACGGACGAGGCGGCCTGGCACCAGCTCTACCGGTCAGGCGTCGACGCCCTCGGCGAAGGCGACGTGCCAGCAGCCCAGTCGTCGCTGGAGGAGGCGACGGCGCTCGACTCGCTCGCGGCCGAGGGGTTTTACGCGCTCGGCCGGACCCACGCCGCGGCGGGCGATACGCTCGCCGCACGCCGGGCCTACGTCGCCGCCCGCGACCGCGACGCGCTCCGGTTCCGCGCCCCGAGCGGCATGAACCAGATCATCCGCGAGGAAGCGGCCGAGCACGGCGCGACGCTCGTCGAGGCCGAGGCTGCGATCCGTCGCGCGGCCCCCGGTGGCCTCGTCGGCCGCGAGCACATGCTGGAGCACCTCCACCCGACCGTCGACGGCTACTTCCTCATCGCCGACGCCTTCTACGACGCGCTCCGCGAGGCACGCCTGATCGGAGACTGGACGCGGGCCGTGCCCGAGGACCTCGCCCGGCAGGGCCTGCTCCTGACACCGGCCGACTCGCTCGTCGGCGTGCTCCGCGTGCGGAAGCTTCTCGGCGACTGGCCGTTCCAGCCCCGCGACGCCCCGAAGCGCGCCCTCGACACCCTCACTGTGCGGACCGAGTTCGACCGGATCGTGCAGTCGCTCTACCGGACCGAGGCGACGTGGCTGGAGGCGACTGAGAAGCTGGCGACCTACTACGAGCAGGAAGGCAACGAGGCGCGCGCGGTCCAGGCCCGCGAGGCGATGGTGGCCTCCTACCCGATGCTGGCCGAGCCTCACCTCGGACTCGGCGGGCTCCACCTCCGGGCCCGCCGCCTCGACGACGCCGAACGTGCCTTTAAGCAGGCTGCAAGGCTCGACCCCGAACCGGCGGTCCCGCTCTCGATGCTCGGCGCGATCGCCCTCGAACAGGGTCGTCCTGCCGACGCCATCGCCTTGCTCGAACGCTCCCGCGAACTAAATGGGAACGACCCGCAGGTGCTCTATAACCTCAGCGGGGCCTACGCCCTCAGCCGCCGCTACGCCGAGGCGCGCGAGACCGCCTCCGCCCTCCTCGCCCGCCACCCGACCCACACCGCCGGGCAGCAACTCCTCGCCAGCCTCCCGCCGCCCTAG
- a CDS encoding SxtJ family membrane protein yields the protein MSALRAIAAEVRALDTSRRALRSFGLVVGGVFAGIAAVIVWRSGWTLTPWSTGFGSVGGTLALLGLAVPTVLRPVYRVWMGLAVVLGFAMTRVLLTLVFVLLVVPIGLALRLAGKDLLRLQLDREAKSYWLPRDPADPASERFRRYW from the coding sequence ATGAGCGCCCTCCGCGCCATCGCCGCCGAAGTCCGTGCCCTGGATACGAGCCGCCGGGCGCTGCGCAGCTTCGGCCTCGTCGTGGGCGGTGTGTTCGCGGGAATTGCCGCCGTCATCGTGTGGCGGAGCGGGTGGACGCTCACGCCGTGGTCGACCGGCTTCGGCAGCGTCGGCGGGACACTTGCGCTTCTCGGTCTCGCGGTACCGACCGTGCTGCGCCCCGTATACAGGGTGTGGATGGGGCTGGCCGTCGTCCTCGGGTTCGCGATGACGCGGGTGCTGCTGACGCTCGTGTTCGTCCTCCTCGTGGTCCCGATTGGCCTCGCGCTCCGGCTGGCAGGCAAAGACCTCCTCCGGCTCCAACTCGACCGCGAAGCAAAATCGTACTGGCTCCCGAGAGACCCCGCCGACCCGGCAAGCGAGCGCTTCCGACGGTACTGGTGA